One region of Vitis vinifera cultivar Pinot Noir 40024 chromosome 1, ASM3070453v1 genomic DNA includes:
- the LOC100249212 gene encoding cysteine-rich receptor-like protein kinase 43, with protein MSDSLGAAAFMMKPKNFLQNIMKPFKFSSSKEGQKEEDLEKIAAQEQKLFPFETLVAATKNFHQKLGEGGFGPVFKGRLEDGREIAVKKLSQNSNQGKKEFENEAKLLARVQHRNVVNLLGYCTRGAEKLLVYEYISNESLDKFLFKTGRREELDWKRRYDIVGGIARGLLYLHEDSHSCIIHRDIKASNVLLDDKWAPKIADFGMARLFPEDQTHVNTRVAGTNGYMAPEYVMHGHLSVKADVFSFGVLILELISGQKNSTFDVNLDAQNLLEWAWKLYKKGRSLEVLDPSLASSAVAEQVAMCVQIGLLCTQADPQSRPNMRRVVVMLSKKPGTLEEPTRPGYPGSRYRRSRRPTTSASTAGTSGESSHTFESTTNSATATTSGVASPRLDSRGKRPVQG; from the exons ATGAGCGACTCATTAGGCGCAGCCGCATTCATGATGAAACCCAAGAACTTCTTGCAGAATATAATGAAGCCCTTCAAATTCAGTTCCAGCAAAG AGGGACAGAAAGAGGAGGATTTGGAGAAGATCGCCGCCCAGGAACAGAAGCTATTCCCTTTCGAAACCCTAGTCGCAGCCACCAAAAATTTCCACCAGAAGCTCGGTGAAGGAGGTTTCGGTCCCGTCTTCAAG GGGAGGTTGGAGGATGGAAGAGAGATTGCTGTAAAGAAGCTGTCACAGAACTCGAATCAAGGGAAGAAAGAGTTTGAGAATGAGGCCAAGTTGTTGGCTCGTGTACAGCATCGAAATGTTGTAAATCTGTTAGGATATTGTACACGTGGTGCAGAGAAACTTCTTGTCTATGAGTACATCTCCAATGAAAGCCTTGACAAGTTTCTCTTCA AAACAGGTAGACGAGAGGAACTGGATTGGAAACGAAGGTATGACATAGTTGGAGGCATCGCACGGGGCTTGCTTTACCTTCATGAAGACTCCCATAGTTGCATAATCCATCGGGACATCAAGGCCAGCAATGTTCTACTAGATGATAAATGGGCCCCAAAAATTGCCGATTTTGGTATGGCACGTCTCTTTCCAGAAGACCAAACTCATGTCAACACCCGTGTAGCTGGCACCAA TGGGTACATGGCTCCTGAGTATGTCATGCACGGACATCTTTCAGTGAAGGCAGACGTATTCAGTTTTGGGGTTTTGATTTTAGAGCTGATCAGTGGTCAGAAGAACTCCACATTTGATGTAAATCTTGATGCACAGAACCTACTTGAGTGG GCATGGAAACTTTACAAGAAAGGCCGAAGCTTGGAGGTTTTGGATCCCTCATTAGCATCATCTGCAGTTGCTGAGCAAGTAGCGATGTGTGTACAGATTGGTCTGCTGTGCACTCAAGCTGATCCACAGTCACGGCCCAACATGCGCCGTGTCGTGGTTATGCTATCAAAGAAACCAGGCACCCTGGAGGAGCCAACTAGACCTGGATACCCAGGTTCAAGATACAGAAGATCTCGTCGGCCTACAACATCAGCCTCCACAGCTGGAACTTCGGGTGAATCTTCACACACATTTGAATCTACCACAAATAGCGCCACTGCAACCACGTCAGGGGTGGCTAGCCCAAGATTAGACTCAAGAGGGAAACGTCCTGTGCAAGGTTAA